The DNA window AGAAGAAAGAAACCGAGCGAGGGCACGACCATCCAGAAGACGCCGATCGAGAGCCGCGAGACTTTGGCGGTGTCGCCGGTGTCGTGGTAGAGCCAGACCATGGCCAGGATCGAGGTCAAGGGCAGCGAGGCCAGAATGCTGGCGAACCAACCATAACGCTTGGCTAGCTCGGAGATGCCGGCGATGGCCAGGGCGCTGATCAGGGTTTTTAAGAGGAAGTAGGTCATTGGAAAGTCATCCTGAGCGAAGCGAAGGATGACAGGCCTCAAATTACCACCCCAGCAAATACGCGAAGATCAGCGGCGCCACGATGGTGGCGT is part of the bacterium genome and encodes:
- a CDS encoding DUF3147 family protein; the encoded protein is MTYFLLKTLISALAIAGISELAKRYGWFASILASLPLTSILAMVWLYHDTGDTAKVSRLSIGVFWMVVPSLGFFLLLPLLLKHLPFAVAMPLACAAMALFYFLYAALLAKLGIRI